The following coding sequences are from one Geothrix sp. window:
- the sufU gene encoding Fe-S cluster assembly sulfur transfer protein SufU — MSDPRELYQQVILEHNKKPRNFGKLETCTHHADGHNPLCGDELTLTLVIENGLVQDIKFQGSGCAIDVASASLMTGAVKGRPVVEAEAMAEQFRGMVRGELEPGIQTPLLGKLTLFSGVKDLPSRVKCAVLPWATLHAALKGEAEASTE, encoded by the coding sequence ATGAGCGACCCCCGCGAGCTGTACCAGCAGGTGATCCTGGAGCACAACAAGAAGCCCCGGAATTTCGGGAAGCTGGAGACCTGTACGCACCACGCCGATGGGCACAATCCTCTCTGCGGGGACGAGCTGACCCTGACCCTGGTCATCGAAAACGGCCTGGTGCAGGACATCAAGTTCCAGGGCAGCGGGTGCGCCATCGACGTGGCCAGCGCCAGCCTCATGACCGGCGCCGTGAAGGGCAGGCCCGTGGTCGAGGCCGAGGCCATGGCCGAGCAGTTCCGCGGCATGGTGCGCGGTGAGTTGGAGCCGGGCATCCAAACGCCCCTGCTCGGCAAGCTGACGCTCTTCAGCGGCGTCAAGGACCTGCCCAGCCGCGTGAAATGCGCCGTCCTCCCCTGGGCCACCCTCCACGCCGCCCTCAAGGGCGAGGCCGAAGCCTCAACAGAATAG
- a CDS encoding cysteine desulfurase produces MSTVLDPLDVAAVRRDFPLLSRVLHGKPVVYLDSAVSGQMPLPVIERMAKYEREEHTNVHRGVSTLSQEATDFYEAAREKVRRFIGAGSIKEIVWTRGTTEAINLVAQTFGRKVVKAGDEILLSAMEHHANIVPWQMLAEEKGATLKVIPMTDEGELILDSLDELITDRTKIIGVVHVSNVLGTVNPVKEIIARAHAKGVPVLVDGAQAVPHLKVDVVDLDADFYAFSGHKLSGPTGIGVLYGKLAHLEAMPPWHGGGNMIRSVSWEKTTYMAAPGKFEAGTPPIAAAIGLGAAIDYLNGLGLDRIAAHEHELLAYATERLSAIPGLRILGTARDKASVISFVVAGIHPHDMGSLLDGEGVVVRAGHHCAQPVMTRFNVPATTRASLAYFNTREEVDVLVASVRKAIELFS; encoded by the coding sequence ATGAGCACTGTCCTCGATCCCCTCGACGTCGCCGCGGTCCGCCGGGACTTCCCCCTGCTGTCCCGCGTGCTGCACGGCAAGCCCGTGGTCTACCTCGACAGCGCCGTGAGCGGCCAGATGCCGCTGCCCGTCATCGAGCGCATGGCGAAGTACGAGCGGGAGGAGCACACCAACGTCCATCGCGGCGTGAGCACCCTCAGCCAGGAGGCCACCGATTTCTACGAGGCCGCCCGGGAGAAGGTGCGCAGGTTCATCGGCGCCGGCTCCATCAAGGAGATCGTCTGGACCCGCGGCACCACGGAGGCCATCAACCTCGTGGCCCAGACCTTCGGCCGCAAGGTGGTGAAGGCGGGCGACGAGATCCTGCTGTCCGCCATGGAGCACCACGCCAACATCGTGCCCTGGCAGATGCTGGCCGAGGAGAAGGGCGCCACCCTCAAGGTCATCCCCATGACCGATGAGGGCGAGCTGATCCTCGACTCGCTCGACGAGCTCATCACGGACCGCACGAAAATCATCGGCGTGGTGCACGTCAGCAACGTGCTCGGCACCGTGAACCCCGTGAAGGAGATCATCGCCAGGGCCCACGCCAAGGGCGTGCCCGTGCTGGTGGATGGCGCCCAGGCCGTGCCGCACCTGAAGGTGGACGTGGTGGACCTGGACGCGGATTTCTACGCCTTCAGCGGCCACAAGCTCTCGGGCCCCACGGGCATCGGCGTCCTCTACGGCAAGCTGGCCCACCTGGAGGCCATGCCCCCCTGGCACGGCGGCGGCAACATGATCCGCTCCGTCAGCTGGGAGAAGACCACCTACATGGCCGCCCCCGGCAAGTTCGAGGCGGGCACGCCCCCCATCGCCGCCGCCATCGGCCTGGGCGCCGCCATCGACTACCTGAATGGCCTCGGCCTGGACCGCATCGCGGCCCACGAGCATGAGCTGCTGGCCTATGCCACCGAACGGCTCTCCGCCATTCCGGGCCTGCGCATCCTGGGCACGGCCAGGGACAAGGCCAGCGTCATCTCCTTCGTGGTGGCGGGCATCCACCCTCACGACATGGGCAGCCTGCTGGACGGCGAGGGCGTCGTCGTCCGCGCTGGCCACCACTGCGCCCAGCCCGTCATGACCCGCTTCAACGTCCCCGCCACCACCCGCGCCTCCCTCGCCTACTTCAACACCCGCGAGGAGGTGGACGTGCTGGTCGCCTCCGTCCGCAAAGCCATCGAGCTGTTCTCATGA
- the sufD gene encoding Fe-S cluster assembly protein SufD, with translation MTSAVMGSSLLVDLLSGPRPAEWETLRTEAEARLAGRDLPTTGDEDWKYTDLKALGGIAFGPAPKTTVDVSGHLLPEMVGTRQVFVNGHHAPHASCASAVPAGVRFLPLSTASEACHALGMVGPTHNQSPFEDLNTARFEDGAVLLVPKNMKVALPLHLLFITKAATPVAVFPRLMVVLERGAELELVEEHHGEGTYLTCPVVEVRVAEGAILRHERVQRDSDEAFHLGTLKAEVAKGGQYHSRTLSFGARLSRQQPWVRLAEGAEATLDGLALLDGTQVADTHSFMLHAEPHASSHQLHKCIVDGHARAVFNGQVLVAPKAQGTDAKQQSRNLLLSETARVDTKPQLEIYADDVKCSHGATVGALDPEELFYLQSRGLNADDARNLLTYGFAADVLTHIPVASLRRALRQLVMARTQAASLGDLA, from the coding sequence ATGACCTCGGCCGTCATGGGTTCCAGCCTGCTGGTGGACCTGCTCAGCGGGCCCCGGCCCGCGGAGTGGGAGACCCTGCGGACGGAGGCCGAGGCTCGGCTGGCGGGCCGCGACCTGCCCACCACCGGGGACGAGGACTGGAAGTACACGGACCTGAAGGCCCTGGGCGGCATCGCCTTCGGCCCTGCGCCGAAGACCACGGTGGACGTCAGCGGCCACCTGCTCCCCGAGATGGTGGGCACCCGCCAGGTCTTCGTGAACGGCCACCACGCCCCCCATGCCAGCTGCGCCTCGGCGGTGCCCGCCGGCGTTCGCTTCCTGCCTCTCTCCACGGCCAGCGAGGCCTGCCACGCCCTCGGCATGGTGGGACCAACCCACAACCAGAGCCCCTTCGAGGATCTCAACACCGCCCGCTTCGAGGACGGCGCCGTCCTCCTGGTGCCCAAGAACATGAAGGTGGCCCTGCCCCTGCACCTGCTCTTCATCACGAAGGCCGCGACTCCCGTGGCCGTCTTCCCGCGGCTCATGGTGGTGCTGGAGCGCGGCGCCGAGCTGGAGTTGGTGGAAGAGCATCACGGCGAGGGCACCTACCTGACCTGCCCCGTGGTGGAGGTCCGCGTGGCCGAGGGCGCCATCCTCCGCCACGAGCGGGTCCAGCGCGACAGTGACGAGGCTTTCCACCTGGGCACCCTCAAGGCCGAAGTGGCCAAGGGCGGTCAGTACCACTCCCGCACCCTGAGCTTCGGGGCCCGGCTCTCCCGACAGCAGCCCTGGGTGCGCCTGGCCGAAGGCGCCGAGGCAACCCTGGATGGGCTCGCCCTGCTGGATGGCACCCAGGTGGCGGATACGCACAGCTTCATGCTCCATGCCGAGCCGCACGCCAGCAGCCACCAGCTGCACAAGTGCATCGTGGACGGCCATGCCCGCGCTGTCTTCAACGGCCAGGTCCTGGTGGCGCCCAAGGCCCAGGGCACCGACGCGAAGCAGCAGAGCCGCAACCTCCTCCTCTCCGAGACGGCCCGGGTGGACACCAAGCCCCAGCTGGAGATCTACGCCGACGACGTGAAGTGCAGCCACGGCGCCACCGTGGGCGCGCTGGACCCCGAGGAGCTGTTCTACCTGCAGAGCCGCGGCCTCAACGCCGACGACGCCCGCAACCTCCTCACCTACGGCTTCGCGGCGGACGTGCTGACGCACATCCCCGTGGCCAGCCTGCGGCGGGCCCTGCGCCAGCTCGTCATGGCCCGCACCCAGGCGGCCTCGCTGGGAGATCTGGCATGA
- the sufC gene encoding Fe-S cluster assembly ATPase SufC, whose translation MLSIKNLTASINGTPVLKGIDLEIRAGETHAIMGPNGSGKSTLGKVLAGHPAYEVTGGEVLYEGQNLFEMEADARARAGIFMGFQHPIEVPGVSNASFLRLAYNKKAEAEGRDELDPLEFDDFIHEKIKVVAMKEEFLDRSLNEGFSGGEKKRNEILQMAVLEPRLAILDELDSGLDIDALRVLGDAVNKLQRADRALLIITHFPRILEIIQPQFVHVLSGGRILKSSGKELALELEERGYDWVLEEAAAGGAR comes from the coding sequence ATGCTTTCGATCAAGAACCTCACCGCCTCGATCAACGGCACGCCGGTGCTGAAGGGGATCGATCTGGAGATCAGGGCCGGGGAGACCCACGCCATCATGGGGCCCAACGGCTCGGGCAAGTCCACGCTGGGTAAGGTCCTGGCGGGCCATCCGGCCTACGAGGTCACGGGCGGCGAGGTGCTCTACGAGGGCCAGAACCTCTTCGAGATGGAAGCTGATGCCCGAGCCCGGGCCGGCATCTTCATGGGTTTTCAGCACCCCATCGAGGTGCCGGGCGTGAGCAACGCCTCCTTCCTGCGCCTGGCCTACAACAAGAAGGCCGAGGCCGAGGGCCGCGACGAGCTGGATCCCCTGGAGTTCGACGACTTCATCCACGAGAAGATCAAGGTCGTGGCCATGAAGGAGGAGTTCCTGGACCGCAGCCTCAACGAGGGCTTCTCCGGCGGCGAGAAGAAGCGCAACGAGATCCTCCAGATGGCGGTACTGGAGCCCAGGCTCGCCATCCTGGACGAGCTGGACAGCGGCCTCGACATCGACGCCCTGCGGGTGCTGGGCGATGCGGTGAACAAGCTGCAGCGCGCCGACCGAGCCCTGCTCATCATCACCCACTTCCCCCGCATCCTGGAGATCATCCAGCCCCAGTTCGTCCACGTGCTGTCGGGTGGCCGCATCCTCAAGAGCTCCGGCAAGGAGCTGGCCCTCGAGCTCGAGGAGCGGGGCTACGACTGGGTGCTGGAAGAGGCCGCCGCCGGGGGCGCGCGATGA